The Oncorhynchus mykiss isolate Arlee chromosome 22, USDA_OmykA_1.1, whole genome shotgun sequence sequence agactgatcagagatgcagccaagaggcccatgatcactctggatgaactgcagagatctacagctgaggtgggagactctgtccataggacaacaatcagttgtatattgcacaaatctggcctttatggaagagtggcaagaagaaagccatttcttaaagatatccataaaaagtgtcgtttaaagtttgccacaagccacctgggagacacaccaaacatgtggaagaaggtgctctggtcagatgaaaccaaaattgaactttttggcaacaatgcaaaacgttatgtttggcgtaaaagcaacacagctgaacacaccatccccactgtcaaacatggtggtggcagcatcatggtttgggcctgcttttcttcaacagggacagggaagatggttaaaattgatgggaagatggatggagccaaatacaggaccattctggaagaaaacctgatggagtctgcaaaagacctgagactgggacggagatttgtcttccaacaagacaatgatccaaaacataaagcaaaatctacaatggaatggttcaaaaataaacatatccaggtgttagaatggccaagtcaaagtccagacctgaatccaatcgagaatctgtggaaagaactgaaaactgctgttcacaaatgctctccatccaacctcactgagctcgagctgttttgcaaggaggaatgggaaaaaatgtcagtctctcgatgtgcaaaactgatagagacataccccaagcgacttacagctgtaatcgcagcaaagggtggcgccacaaagtattaacttaagggggctgaataattttgcacgcccaatttttcagtttttgatttgttaaaaaagtttgaaatatccaataaatgtcgttccacttcatgattgtgtcccacttgttgttgattcttcacaaaaaaatacagttttatatctttatgtttgaagcctgaaatgtggcaaaaggttgcaaagttcaagggggccgaatactttcgcaaggcactgtagatacagaATCCTGACAGAACTGATATATTGTCTATGTGTTGGAGAATGTACTGTAGGTGGTGGTAACTCTGATCTGACTCTGATCTCCCAGGCCTAACCAATCAATCCCTCTCATTGATCAGGTAAAAGCTGAGGTTTAATATCAAACAACCCAGTACATCCTTTAGCCATAGAGGAGATAAATCTTTGTGTAAATCCCAATCTAAACAGATGACTCTCCTatcctttccttcatctgcactgtgAAGGTGTCTGCACTGTGAAGGTGTTCTTAAATCAGTGTTGATAAAGACAGAGATATTAAGAGAGGAGGTCACTTGAGACCATTGAGATACACCCCTTATGGCGGCTTTGAGACGCAGAGCACACTCAGGGGACTCAGTCTCAGAGGTAAACCAGACACATAATGAGGAAGGAACCCAGGACAAAGAAGCTCTTGTTACACCTGGACAACAAGGTTGTTCTTCCACACTGTCAGACAGCATGAGAAAGTGACCTTTATTAATAttaatgaggaggaggaagatgaagaagCAAGACCTTGATCTTCATAATTATGCTGTTCTGAGTCAGAATCTCTctcgcacgcgcacacacacacacacacacacacacacacacacacacacacacacacacacacacacactactagtCATGGAGCTTTTAATCATGTTGAAGCTATAAATTCTTGCTTAGTGGACTGCTTTACTGACACTTGAGGGTCTATGATAAAGACTTGAGAGAGATAGCCTTGCACTGCTTAGGGTCAATGGTTTTAATCAGTCTGCGCTcatcaaacacatgcacacacatagcTGTTTTGTCATAATAAATAAACTGCTAATGATTAAACAGATCAAAGCTAATCCTCTCCAGAACATAATGATTTTAAACATCTCGTTCATGCAGTCACTTAGCCCACAGTTAAATACAACCACACGCAATACCACTCACTGCCTTTGCTGTAGGCCTAAGTGATGCTGCTCTTTGTAAGACTGATCCGGGCGTCAACAAACCACCCGCAGTTTGTCTAGGGCTGTACTATAGGCTGTATGATGCAGACATAAAGAAATTAGGCTACATACACCATTGGATAAATATAGTACCTGAATCAATCATACTGTTATTTGTATTCTATTGCACTAGGCCTACACCAGTCTCAATGAGTGTTATTTCCTCTGATGCTCCGAAAATAACAAATATTGTGTCATGATGAAATCTGCTATTCTGAAGCTCATTCAAAGGTAACTCGTTGTTGGTAGTGCTTAATGAATGAGCAGTTCCGTTGTTCAGAAATATGCAACAACGGGATGGTCATGTCATGCAAACAGACCTTTTTAATTTGACATCACAGAATAGCGATTTTATAACGTGTTTATTGTGGGCTGTCAATATATAGCCTAATACATTTCAGCGATGAACGCATACATATTTAAATATACTTACTTTATGAGACGGGTAACGGGTAACCATCCCTGTATTGAAACGGTAAGTGTGCAGTTTATCTGATAGCCTAGTGATGCTCATCTCGGTTCCTCCTTGAGTCGACGGAGTCTGCAGTGGTACAGGATTTGCCCTACCCCATGCTCCGAGTGACACATTTTTACGTAATAACCCTGCTGCGAGGCCCGCCCATCCATTCCAGTGGGGCTTTTGCGCGCTCCATCTGCAGTCTCGTGCTTCATAAATATGTGGCGATGTTGAACTGAAATAGTAATTGTGATTCCACATTTGTGCCACATTTGCTTTAGGCCTGAATTATATTAAATATTGTGCTTATTCGTTTATATTGTATTGTTCTTCAGGcaatataatgtttgtgtcatcatcccaaatcaactgcattatacttAAAAACATTTccaacttcaaccagtaaaatggctctttggctagcttttgcTACAGCCTGTATCAATGAGCGATAGCATTCCAGCTAACAACCGCTGCATCCAAAATAGTTATGTTGCAAAGATCACAACCAAATATCCGCAAGTAAATGAGAACCcccaaaagttattttgtttagaagtaataaaaaGGTACATCTAGGCAGATGGGTGCAGATGGCGTTGGCTTTCTTATGCCTTGATCACACTGATAGTTTTATTACGCAAAATGGCACACAGCACCATCTGGATGTGGGCAACAAAGGTTCAACATTCACCTgatgctaccatttctgtcaagtcgTCTACACATAAAGTTTGATGCATACATTCGATAAATCCAAGGTATGCACCACaccgaacgcactgcaactgcctctgcaacgcaatgctgcaaggcaaacgcagcgttccattggaaatacATGTACTTCTGGTGTAACCAAAACGCAAAAACAATGTAGGTGTGATCGAGGCGTTACTACCACCAAGAGTCGTGCCAGTGTGTCATGTAGTGTGTCTCCTAACTTCGTGTATGGCTACCAAGGGAAGCAAGGCTTCCCCCAAAAAATTACCAATAATGTATCGTTAATTTCTGTGTTTCATAAAttccttcaatttgcaagaggctgaatgtatctaaCCTGAGaatctatctgatgctgtttgGTCAAatagagtatgacattgttgccgcccataGCATTGAATGTAAGGAAAGCCAgagagcatttggcctcccttaatattttttttatagccaatcagtgttgagctcaactgagtgagctcaactgtgaatggtcctggcacatCAAAAggaagtgtcaagggaagccagtttggatttggcttcacaccaatcacacaTCAAAAGCTAAATGTAATTTGCAAAAAAACTTGacttgttgcatctcgttgtgttgtcctCCGGTTGCTAGCTAGCCATGAATGGAGATagagatttggacttgtggttttacttaattatcCATATTGGTCAATGATTATaacggtgattctgatccaactataaatgtatacattgtgcccctggcctgagagcaTGGAAGCTCAGTGTAGCTAATTAGATGGAATAGGCTcgtgttaactagctggcctggtgCATCGTTGCCCATGACAGGAagttatcttagctagcaagcattttagtagggtgagtcaacatgtttttctacttacacacacacacaaccacacacatcagtaccatggacagccacatcatatttagcttacattgattggactaaatagttatgggtatattttagttgtcactgttttagactaagcataggtgatttgaacATGTTTAAATGCTGTTGGAATattggaggcagctcctgttttctttttgacttgcagtaactctccgtggttctaaattGAAGGTTGTTAGtctgaaaatgtcagaaacattaacttgcttgaccatgccgTAGGTCATTTGTTACATGCaatgtgctttgtggacttcaccagacagatgttTCTCTCCGGGTTTGTGATGAAACCAAGGTGTGTcgtcttattgtctcggccttaggcccATATATCATGGTGGTCTTGGTAGAGATGGAACAGTGGTCATAGTCTTATGCTGCGTTCATGACGAGTGGGAATTAGAAAAATACTAATTATAAACCGGGAGCAACAAGTTGAGTGCATTCAGTTGCTTTAACCTCATTAAGAATGCAGATCGGCTAATGGCAAACAAGCAGTGTCAACTAcaaactaaaagtacagctattATACTTGTAAACAAGTTTGTGTTAAAAAAAAACCTAATAAATAATGTGTTCTTGTTGTATTTAACTGCTGAAAACGCTGTTATCAAGGTAATTTCCTTAGTAGGATATGTCAGAGTTCAACATGTTGGAGCACAGGGATGATAGACGAGTTTCTCACTAGTAATTACAAGTTGGAGGGGCGTTCGTGTTGATTTTCCTCAGTCGTATCGAGATGCCAATAGTAACAGAGCTAAAACCACCTTGTAGGAGAAAGAAATCTCACATAAACTTGAACATTCAGTCATCCatcatcaaataaaacatttcataAAACTGAAGTTATGGAACTGCCGTTGGCATTCACCGAGCACATTCACAAGTTTAGATATACTAGAATTGGATTGATCTATCATTCAATAAAATAATGTTGTCTTCATAACATTCAGTAGCATTTGGGTCATTGTAAGGGCAACCCCATTCAAAATAAGAGGAAAACGTCATATCaaaataataattcaaatgttttatttgattgatAATTAAGCCCACTTTCTGATAAATCAATTCATTTGAATAAAATCAATATGGACTATGGGGTTTAAAATTAaaagcaaaaaatatatacaaacgTCCATTGAAAATGTCCTGATACCTTAGTTCGACAGGATCCTGTTAAAAAGCAGTGCGATGAGGGTAAACAGTGGTTAAAAAAGAAGTAGGATGAAGTTACCAACAGACACTGATCTAAGACACTTTTTGAAAAATAATTGTAATCCCCCCCCACATGGGTTAGAATTTAGGGAATGTAAGCTTATCCTAGATTTGTGGCTGTGGACTACCCTTACTCAAGCTCAATTCAGTGCTCAATTCAGTGCTTGACCCTTTTCTCCAAAGTGTGTACTCATTCACTCCCCCACAATGGATTTAAAGGTATTGGATTGGCGTGGACATTTTCACACCAATCTAATTATTTTCAACCCTCAAGGGAGGGTGAATGAGTACATACTGCAGTGAGAAGGGAAAGAAAATGGAATTCGGCTCCAGAGAGGTAACAGTAGGTTCTTCACCTGCTGCCCACACTCATAGGGTAGGTCAGAAACAGAGCATTTTGGGAAATGAAGTGCATTTTTAGGACAAAGAAACCTCAAGGCATGCCTAGACTATTTGTAGTGGTTATAAAGGAAGAGCAGGAgtacattatatttatattttgtattttttcatgTTATTATTGTCTCTCACAAGAGACATATATAAAAATGTGACTATTCCTAGGCTTTATTAACACGGCTGTATGTGCCATTGACATGATGACCTATGCTAGTCTATTTGAGCATTGACCCCCTCACTCCTTTTACAGAGGGCTGCTGGCCTAGGTGTTTGTTCACGGTTAAACCTGTTTGGTGTACTGAAGGACGGGAACAGCAATGCTGATGATGACCCGGTTCCTTTCAGGgtgctgtgatgtcatcactttGAGACCAAACCAACAGAACGGCAGAGCGGAGATGTGGCTCCGTTGTCAACAGCTACAAAACAAACAACGAAACACCCCGCTGACATGTCAACAACAAACCCCAACAGTTCTGTATCAGTTCTCTCTCCAGTGCTGTCTTTAGACCAGACATCTCCTGAGGATGGTAGTTTCGCAtcggtgctctctctctctctctcattcattcactctcactctctgtgtgtttTATCAAGTTTGGCCTCTTTCCTCTTGCATCTCCCGTCCCATTTGGGAACTCTTACCAGCAGCAGGGCGACGGCCGCTAACGCCAGCCCCACCCCCAGACTCGGTGGCCCGCAGGGACTAAACTCCTGGGCCAGCCCCGAAAGCAGGGGGGCGAGCACCCGACCCACCGCCGTCACCGACTGCCCTGCCCCGATTAGTGTGCCACTGGCGTGAGCTCCCCCTTTCTGCAACTCAAGGTCTGTGATGCAGGTGCGTCCGATGGTCGTGGAGATGGCGAAGAAAGTGGAACTTAACAACACGTGCCAGACACTCGGCGCCATGGCATAGAGCAGGATCAGGCAACACGTGAGGACTGTAGAGTGTAGCAACAGTGCCGGCATGTCGTTACCGTACAGTTTGGTGACGGGCCCCACCAAGCAGCCGGCCAAGGCCCCCAGGGTAGAGCTGTAGCTAATTAGATAACCTGTGGCTTTGGGCTTCAGCATGAAGCGCTCCTCCATGGCCAGAGAAAAGTTGCTGTAGTAAAGCATAATGGCGATGGCCATGAGCAGACGCACCAGGAACAGGTCCCACATGTCTGAGGAGGCCACCGTGCGGATCTTGGAGCCCACTGAGGAGAGCTGACGCCAGGCAGGTTGGAGCAGTGACACCTCCCCCCAGTCTAGGTCCCAGACCCTCTGGTTTGTTTCTGGAGACCCCGATCCTGTGACTGCTGGCCCCGACGCTGTAGTGTGGTTGTTGCTGTGGCCATGGGATAAGTTTTGCTGTGTCGAGGTGACGTGGTTGTCGTTGACGTGGCTGCTGGCTTTACTAGCGCTGCTGTTGTAGTTAGCATTGGCCCGTGGGGTCAGCGCATCGCTCCAGGGAAGCAGCCAAACCAGACCTGGATGGAACACGACAAACACAAGGTTAGAAAGCACATAGACTGGCAAGGCATTTGCTGTATGATAAtatctgtgggggggggggggggggggggggggcagggggcagagacactacaggtgcatcaaagccgggactgagagactgaaaaacagcttctatctccaggccatcagactgttgaacagccagttggtgcgcacacacactcactcacacaaaacacacacacaagctatcaCACACCTCATGCACATGAGTTCTCCTGCACTCACATATACACTCACTAACACGCACACTCCCATACTAACAACACACGCACTTactcacaatcacacacagcCAACACTGCTGTCCCACACTGCTGTCCCACAGCCAACACTGCTGTCCCACACTGCTGTCCCACAGCCAACACTGCTGTCCCACAGCCAACACTGCTGTCCCACAGCCAACACTGCTGTCCCACACTGCTGTCCCACAGCCAACACTGCTGTCCCACAGCCAACACTGCTGTCCCACAGCCAACACTGCTGTCCAACACTGCTGTCCCACAGCCAACACTGCTGTCCCACAGCCAACACTGCTGTCCCACAGCCAACACTGCTGTCCCACAGCCAACACTGCTGTCCCACAGCCAACACTGCTGTCCCACACTGCTGTCCCACAGCCAACACTGCTGTCCCACACTGCTGTCCCACAGCCAACACTGCTGTCCCACAGCCAACACTGCTGTCCCACAGCCAACACTGCTGTCCCACACTGCTGTCCCACAGCCAACACTGCTGTCCCACAGCCAACACTGCTGTCCCATGTTATAGAGACATTAAACACTGGACACTTCCCGTTTCTTTTATACAGTTTTTCACACAAGCTCATTCtaatgcaaaaatcactgaagctggagacttatatctccctctctaactttaagcatcagcggtcagagcagcttacctgtacacagccaatctgtaaatagcccacccaactacctcattcccacATTGCTATTTATCCTCGTGCTCtttttcaccccagtatctctaccccagtatctctatatCATCTGCATATTtaccactccagtgttaatgctaaattgtaatcatttcgcctctatggcctatttattgcctttacctcccaactctctacatttgcacacactgtacatagatttttttctattgtgttattgactgtacgtttgtttatcccatatgtaactctgttgtttttgtcgcactgctttgctttatcttggccaggtcgcagttgtaaatgagaacttgttctcaactggcctaccttgtgaaatatatatatatatatattttttaaacatctactactgtacattgcattttagttacactgtttgtacacaccatatttatttatttatatactggattcttgacatGGCTCattctaatatatctactgcagtacatatcattcttagtatatcttgtGTAAATTAATCCGATGTATATACgtatagattgcatttggattaccGATACAGTGCTATTTTGGTTGTTATTTGGATTCAATTACGATATTtcttgttttaatttttttaacttgtgtacttgtttgacattttactgcattgttaggagatAGTAACACAAGCATTCAGCTGCACtcactataacatctgctaaactgtgcacgtgaccaataaactttgattttattttCACTATATTGCCTGCACCTGTCCCATTCTTTCACATTCACAAAGTGCGTAGAATTAAGGTGTGATGTAGAATTGGTGGGAATTTGTGAAAACCAACATAATTGCCTTACACCCCCTTTGCCtgctctcctgctcctcccctctctccttgcccctccctcccttcatctcccctctccccatccaccTGTGTTGAGGAGGAAGATTGCGGCACAGGTGAAGGAGGAGGTGTAGAAGCCCCCCTCGTGCTCTGTAAGGTATCCCCCCACCACGGGTCCCAAGATGAAGCCCACGCTGGAGGCAGCATTGAAGTGTCCCATCACCAGGGGGCGCTCTGCCTCAGACACAAGGTCAGACAGCAGGGCCCGGCAGATAGACAGGGAGTGCTTGAACAGccctggaggacagagagagagggaaaggacacaacacagatttaaaaaaaatactgaacaaaaatataaacgcaacatgtaaagtgttggtcccatacttcatgagttgaaataagagatcccagaaatgtcccaTATACACgaaatgcttatttctctcaaattgtgtgtacAAATGTATttacttccctgttagtgagcatttcttgtttgccaatataatccatccacctgacaggtgtggcatcaggaagctgattaaacagcacgatcattacacagatgatccttgtgctggggacaataaatggccactctaaaatgtgccgttttgtcccacaacacaatgccacaggtgtctccaagttgagggagtgtgcaattggcatgctgactacaggaatgtccaccagagctgttgccagataattttatgttaatttctctaccataagccgcctccaacattgttttaagagaatttggcagtacgtccaaccggcctcacaactgcagaccacatgttaACACGCCAGCCCAGGAATTCCACATTCAGCTTCTTTAACAGCGGGATCGTctaagaccagccacctggacagctgatgaaactgtgggtttgcacaaccaaataatgtattgcacaaactgtcagaaaccgtctcaggggaGCTCATCTGCTttcttgtcgtcctcaccagggtcttgaccagactgcagtttggcgtcgtaaccgacttcagtgggcaaatgctcatcttcgatggccactggcacactggagaagtgtgctcttcacggatgaatccgggtttcaactgtaccgggcaaatGGTAGACAGTGAGtagtatggtgttgtgtgggcaagTTGTTTgcggatgtcaacgttgtgaacagagtgcccaatggtggcagtggggttttGATATGCGTAGGTAttagctacagacaatgaacacaattgcattttatcgatggcaatttgaatgcacagagatacggtgacgagatcctgaggcccattgttgtgccttTTCATCTGCCCCCATCCCCTTGTGTTTCAGCATGatgatgcacggccccatgtcataaggatctggacacaattcctggaatctgaaactgccccagttcttccatgtccTGCATTCTCACCAGACACGTCAACCATTGaggatgtttgggatgctctggacctacgtgtacaacagcgtgtttccgccaatatccagtaacttcgcacagccattgaagaggagtgggacaacattccacaggacacaatcaacagcctgatcaactctatgcgaatgagatgtgtcgcgctgcatgtggcaaatggtggtcacaccagatactgactggttttctgatacaTGCAccacctttttttaaaggtacagtgccttgcgaaggtattcggcccccttgaactttgcgaccttttgccacatttcaggcttcaaacataaagatataaaactgtatttttttgtgaagaatcaacaacaagtgggacacaatcatgaagtggaacgacatttattggatatttcaaacttttttaacaaatcaaaaactgaaaaattgggcgtgcaaaattattcagcccccttaagttaatactttgtagcgccaccttttgctgcgattacagctgtaagtcgcttggggtatgtctctatcagttttgcacatcgagagactgaaattttttcccattcctccttgaaaacagctcgagctcagtgaggttggatggagagcatttgtgaacagcagttttcagttctttccacagattctcgattggattcaggtctggactttgacttggccattctaacacctggatatgtttatttttgaaccattccattgtagatgttgctttatgttttggatcattgtcttgttggaagacaaatctccgtcccagtctcaggtcttttgcagactccatcaggttttcttccagaatggtcctgtatttggctccatccatcttcccatcaattttaaccatcttccctgtccctgctgaagaaaagcaggcccaaaccatgatgctgccaccaccatgtttgacagtggggatggtgtgttcagctgtgttgcttttacgccaaacataacgttttgcattgttgccaaaaagttcaattttggtttcatctgaccagagcaccttcttccacatgtttggtgtgtctcccaggtggcttgtggcaaactttaaacgacactttttatggatatctttaagaaatggctttcttcttgccactcttccataaaggccagatttgtgcaatatacgactgattgttgtcctatggacagagtctcccacctcagctgtagatctctgcagttcatccagagtgatcatgggcctcttggctgcatctctgatcagtcttctccttgtatgagctgaaagtttagagggacggccaggtctcggtagatttgcagtggtctgatactccttccatttcaatattatcgcttgcacagtgctccttgggatgtttaaagcttgggaaatctgtttgtaaccaaatccggctttaaacttcttcacaacagtctctcggacctgcctggtgtgttccttgttcttcatgatgctctctgcgcttttgacggacctctgagactatcacagtgcaggtgcatttatacggagtcttgattacacacaggtggattgtatttatcatcattagtcatttaggtcaacattggatcattcatagatcctcactgaacttctggagagagtttgctgcactgaaagtaaaggggctgaataattttgcacgcccaatttttcagtttttgatttggtaaaaaagtttgaaatatccaataaatgtcgttcaacttcatgattgtgtcccacttgttgttgattcttcacaaaaaaatacagttttatatctttatgtttgaagcctgaaatgtggcaaaaggtcgcaaagttcaagggggccgaatactttcgcaaggcactgtatctgtgaccaacagatgcatatctgtattcccagtcatgtaaaatcaaTAGATTATggccaaatgtatttatttcaattgactgatttcctcatatgaactgaaactcagtgaaatctttgaaattgttgcatgttgcgtttagatttttgttaTATTTGTGTGTAACAGAATGTTACTGATGAATTAGGTCTTTATTGTATGTATTTATGTACGTAGTGGACATCACGGTGCAATCAAATTGACCCTTTGTGGAACATCAATGTATTTTCTTGTTTTAACATTACATGTGATTACGATTCACATAAACGGTAGAGCTCTTTCAAGGCCCAAGCCTGTGAAGCAGgacgtttcccccccccccccccagacagactCACCCACAGGGATCCTAGCCAGGACAAACAGGGCGATGCTGGTGGACATCCCCAGCAGGCCGTAGCCCAGAGCACTCAGCAGCAGACACGTCAGCATAGAGTACCGCCTCCCCACCACGTCACTCCAGCTGCCCTGCCGATCACAACCACCATCATCACATCACGGGAAGTGGCATATAGGAAAGAGTAGTATTTTCTCACATAATAACACAAGGCATTAAACATCTCCACAATGTTGCTGGATACAGTGTTCATCTCAATGGTTAGCACTGGCTTTCTTTCCTTCAAAGCCCCAGGTAGACGAGGAAAGGAATCCACTTAaaactattgagatgcagcctggCTGCCCAACAAACAACATATGTATGAGATAATGAGAGCCCGCCCCTCTCTCTGAGGTCGTAACACGAGGACATGAGTGTGAGTGGTCAGGTGACCCCAAACAGAGGAATTCCACAGCCTGGTCCTCTTGGCCAAGCAACCCAGGCGCCTCCACTCAGTCTCTCACTACACTGATatatgaatg is a genomic window containing:
- the mfsd9 gene encoding major facilitator superfamily domain-containing protein 9, whose protein sequence is MNNAKCSILNQIPRRRKRIIQCVYVVGFMDLFGVSMIIPLLSHHVKALGASPTVAGLVGSTYGILQLFSSTIVGSWSDVVGRRYSMLTCLLLSALGYGLLGMSTSIALFVLARIPVGLFKHSLSICRALLSDLVSEAERPLVMGHFNAASSVGFILGPVVGGYLTEHEGGFYTSSFTCAAIFLLNTGLVWLLPWSDALTPRANANYNSSASKASSHVNDNHVTSTQQNLSHGHSNNHTTASGPAVTGSGSPETNQRVWDLDWGEVSLLQPAWRQLSSVGSKIRTVASSDMWDLFLVRLLMAIAIMLYYSNFSLAMEERFMLKPKATGYLISYSSTLGALAGCLVGPVTKLYGNDMPALLLHSTVLTCCLILLYAMAPSVWHVLLSSTFFAISTTIGRTCITDLELQKGGAHASGTLIGAGQSVTAVGRVLAPLLSGLAQEFSPCGPPSLGVGLALAAVALLLVRVPKWDGRCKRKEAKLDKTHRE